Proteins from a genomic interval of Diospyros lotus cultivar Yz01 chromosome 6, ASM1463336v1, whole genome shotgun sequence:
- the LOC127804029 gene encoding sulfite oxidase has protein sequence MPGIRGPSDYSQEPPRHPCLAINSKEPFNAEPPRQVLVSSYVTPVEFFYKRNHGPIPVVDDVERYSISVTGLIDNPKQLFMKDIRNLPKYNVTATLQCAGNRRTAMSKTKTVKGVGWDVCALGNAVWGGAKLVDVLELVGIPKLTSATWSGGKHVEFISIDKCKEENGGPYKASIALSQATNPAADVLLAYEMNGEPLNRDHGYPLRVVVPGVIGARSVKWLDSINIIAEECQGFFMQKDYKMFPPSVNWDNIKWSTRRPLMDFPVQSAICSLEDVTIVKHGKITVKGYAVSGGGRGIERVDVSIDGGKTWVEASRYQKTGTPYNPDDESSDRWAWVIFEATADIPTSTEIVAKAVDTAANVQPENVESIWNLRGVLNTSWHRVQFRIGKSNM, from the exons ATGCCGGGGATAAGAGGCCCGTCGGATTATTCGCAGGAACCGCCTCGCCACCCTTGCCTTGCTATTAATTCCAAG GAGCCTTTCAATGCAGAACCACCTCGTCAAGTTTTGGTCTCCTCTTATGTGACTCCTGTGGAGTTTTTCTACAAAAGAAACCATGGTCCAATCCCAGTAGTTGATGATGTAGAAAG ATATTCTATTTCTGTAACTGGTTTAATTGACAATCCCAAACAACTGTTCATGAAAGATATACG GAACCTTCCAAAATACAATGTCACTGCCACTTTACAG TGTGCTGGGAACAGGAGGACTGCCATGAGCAAAACCAAAACAGTGAAAGGTGTAGGCTGGGATGTATGTGCTCTAGGAAATG CTGTCTGGGGTGGGGCCAAATTGGTAGATGTTCTTGAACTGGTTGGGATTCCAAAGTTGACTAGTGCTACGTGGTCTGGTGGGAAGCATGTTGAATTCATCAGCATTGATAAGTGTAAG GAGGAGAATGGCGGTCCTTATAAGGCATCAATTGCACTATCTCAAGCCACCAATCCTGCAGCTGATGTGTTACTTGCATATGAGATGAATGGAGAG CCTCTAAACAGGGATCACGGATATCCATTACGTGTAGTTGTTCCGGGGGTAATTGGTGCCCGTTCTGTAAAGTGGCTGGATTCCATCAACATAATTGCAGAAGAGTGCCAG ggattttttatgcaaaaagaTTATAAAATGTTTCCGCCTTCAGTTAATTGGGACAATATCAAATGGTCTACCAGGAGGCCCCTAATGGATTTCCCTGTTCAG TCTGCGATATGTTCCTTGGAGGATGTGACCATTGTCAAGCATGGAAAG ATAACTGTCAAGGGATATGCTGTATCAGGAGGCGGCCGTGGAATTGAGAGAGTAGATGTATCTATTGATGGTGGCAAAACCTGGGTGGAAGCATCCCGATACCAGAAGACTGGCACTCCATACAATCCTGATGATGAAAGTAGTGACAGATGGGCATGGGTGATTTTTGAGGCAACTGCTGATATCCCAACAAGTACCGAGATAGTTGCTAAAGCG GTGGACACAGCTGCAAATGTCCAACCTGAAAATGTGGAAAGCATTTGGAACTTGAGAGGGGTGCTGAATACCTCATGGCACCGGGTTCAATTTCGGATCGGTAAGTCGAATATGTAA
- the LOC127804028 gene encoding cytochrome P450 94B3-like, whose protein sequence is MVTSMFLFTIDPFFTILMCITLCFLHAISCEFRRDRQFSGHGPPTYPIIGCLVSFYKNRHRLLDWYTDLLSKSTTRTIVIRRFGARRTVVTANPENVEYMLKTNFSNYPKGKASAEILGDFLGCGILNVDGKLWQAQRKLASYEFSAKSLQEYLVNTLEEQVEGKLLPFMESMAAVENDGKVVVDLQELLRRLAFDIVCEVTLGIDPCSLDSSLSYSGLERAFSVASEVCARRGSEPVSVVWKIKRMLGVGSERRLREAIEEIHAFVTEIIHDRIWVIVENGKVPPGEDLLSKMIVTGLDERVLLRDMVLSFMMAGRDTMSAAMTWLFYLLSYHPKVEQEVVKELGSVVEPQERLSHYETLKEMRYLKACICESMRLFPPVAWDSKHAIADDFLPDGTPVHAGDWVTYFPYGMGRMQVLWGEDRLDFKPGRWFLEPDGEGRGPLKKVCPYKFPVFQGGPRVCLGREMAFIQMKYVVGSILKRFEIQPASLDRPVFVPLLTAHMAGGFKVFVRRRQPPRANN, encoded by the coding sequence ATGGTCACGTCCATGTTTCTCTTCACAATCGACCCATTCTTTACAATCCTGATGTGTATAACTCTATGCTTTCTGCACGCCATCTCATGCGAATTCCGTCGGGATCGCCAGTTCTCCGGCCATGGACCGCCGACGTATCCGATCATAGGCTGCTTGGTTTCCTTCTACAAGAACAGGCACCGTCTCTTGGACTGGTACACCGATCTCCTCTCCAAATCAACCACACGAACGATCGTGATTCGCCGGTTCGGAGCTCGGAGGACCGTCGTGACGGCGAACCCGGAAAACGTGGAGTACATGCTCAAGACGAACTTTAGCAACTACCCGAAAGGCAAGGCCTCCGCTGAGATTCTTGGCGATTTTCTTGGTTGTGGAATACTCAACGTGGACGGAAAGCTTTGGCAAGCCCAACGCAAGTTAGCCAGCTATGAGTTCAGCGCCAAGTCCTTACAAGAATACCTTGTGAACACATTGGAGGAACAGGTGGAAGGCAAACTGCTGCCTTTTATGGAGTCTATGGCAGCAGTGGAGAATGATGGCAAGGTTGTTGTGGACTTGCAAGAGTTATTGAGAAGACTTGCTTTTGATATTGTTTGTGAAGTTACGTTGGGGATTGATCCTTGTAGCTTAGATTCATCTCTTTCATATTCGGGTCTGGAGAGAGCTTTTAGTGTGGCGTCGGAGGTGTGCGCCAGGAGAGGATCGGAGCCTGTTTCTGTTGTATGGAAGATAAAGAGAATGCTCGGAGTTGGATCGGAGAGAAGACTCAGGGAAGCCATTGAAGAAATCCACGCATTTGTTACCGAGATAATTCATGATAGGATATGGGTTATTGTGGAAAATGGGAAGGTCCCTCCAGGTGAAGATCTATTATCAAAAATGATAGTAACAGGCCTTGATGAGAGAGTCCTCCTGAGAGACATGGTGCTAAGCTTTATGATGGCGGGGAGGGACACAATGTCGGCGGCAATGACGTGGCTCTTTTACCTGCTATCTTACCATCCTAAAGTGGAGCAAGAGGTGGTGAAGGAGCTAGGATCTGTAGTTGAGCCGCAGGAGAGGCTATCACATTATGAAACACTCAAGGAAATGAGGTATTTAAAGGCATGCATCTGCGAGTCCATGAGGCTATTCCCGCCAGTTGCTTGGGACTCGAAGCATGCCATAGCCGATGACTTCTTACCAGACGGTACACCCGTCCATGCCGGAGATTGGGTGACTTACTTCCCCTATGGGATGGGGAGGATGCAAGTTTTGTGGGGTGAAGACAGGCTTGACTTCAAGCCAGGGAGATGGTTTCTTGAACCGGATGGAGAAGGAAGAGGACCGCTAAAGAAAGTATGCCCGTACAAGTTCCCGGTTTTTCAAGGCGGTCCAAGAGTATGCCTAGGAAGAGAAATGGCCTTCATTCAAATGAAGTATGTTGTAGGTTCAATACTAAAGCGGTTTGAGATCCAACCGGCAAGTTTAGACCGCCCGGTCTTTGTGCCGCTATTGACGGCTCACATGGCCGGTGGTTTCAAGGTTTTTGTCCGCAGGAGACAACCACCACGCGCCAATAACTGA
- the LOC127804027 gene encoding ATPase family AAA domain-containing protein FIGL1, with product MAGKGDDTEVSASAAGSTPLSPSASRSERMNRESEVCWRKEVDTNLKRLHSLLFGADIALQKDDFTSAHVLGLRLIGFLDSHCHNDVDEAFIRPIRRDASSKICTARQSLFRESNRQAFEQAGSEQGCVFGKNTNLDFEKMRQSKYFQDLCQQAKGISNELGDNLDRGDKLDCKTSKVPRQAKLTSLCGNNTSKENNSLSSKSLLNSRSDRSEEYTFMERTHSHHNLTKGLGVSTFLNAEDEERAHGINSGAKRPYVGICSPRSENSKSLISNEEANIEVSGNGFVTARAKLEMDSRQRAGQLGSPSASVSPQSDSNATNKVYGARSYGISRRGIRGNFVPPIRSNGGNAGNMISRIGGKGEDALDDSTKRCLEVLCGPDGELPEKLRNLEPRLIEHVSNEIMDRDPNVRWDDIAGLEHAKKCVTEMVIWPLLRPDIFKGCRSPGRGLLLFGPPGTGKTMIGKAIAGEAKATFFYISASSLTSKWIGEGEKLVRALFGVASCRQPAVIFVDEIDSLLSQRKSEGEHESSRRLKTQFLIEMEGFDSVNEQILLIGATNRPQELDEAARRRLTKRLYIPLPSSDARAWIIRNLLEKDGLFKLSMEDTDTICKLTEGYSGSDMKNLVKDASMGPLREALRQGIEITKLKKEDMRPVTLQDFENALQEVRPSVSSNELGIYEEWNKQFGSLSL from the exons atGGCGGGAAAAGGCGACGATACAGAAGTTTCGGCATCGGCGGCGGGATCAACACCATTATCGCCGTCGGCTTCGAGGTCGGAGAGGATGAATAGAGAATCGGAGGTGTGTTGGAGAAAGGAAGTCGATACAAACCTGAAGAGGCTCCACTCGCTTCTCTTCGGAGCGGACATCGCTCTCCAGAAGGACGATTTCACTTCCGCCCATGTACTTGGCCTCCGCCTCATCGGCTTCCTCGATTCTCATTGCCACAACGATGTCGATGAGGCGTTCATTAGACCTATTCGCCGGGACGCCTCCTCGAAGATCTGTACTGCTCGACAATCCCTCTTTCGTGAATCCAATCG TCAAGCATTTGAACAAGCTGGCAGCGAGCAGGGCTGTGTTTTCGGCAAGAATACAAACTTGGATTTTGAGAAGATGAGGcagtcaaaatattttcaagaccTTTGCCAGCAAGCGAAAGGAATATCTAATGAATTG GGAGACAATCTGGACAGGGGAGACAAGTTGGATTGCAAGACATCAAAAGTTCCTAGACAGGCAAAGCTGACATCCTTGTGCGGAAACAACAcatctaaagaaaataatagctTGTCAAGCAAGAGCCTGCTAAATTCTAGAAGTGACAGGTCTGAGGAGTACACTTTCATGGAAAGGACTCACTCACACCACAACCTTACCAAAGGTCTTGGTGTCTCTACATTTTTAAATGCTGAGGACGAAGAAAGAGCTCATGGAATTAATTCTGGAGCAAAGCGACCATATGTAGGAATCTGTAGTCCAAGAAGCGAGAACTCTAAATCATTAATAAGCAATGAAGAAGCTAATATCGAGGTTTCTGGCAATGGATTTGTAACTGCCAGGGCAAAATTG GAAATGGATTCAAGGCAGAGGGCAGGGCAACTGGGATCACCAAGTGCTTCTGTCTCCCCACAAAGTGATAGTAATGCAACCAACAAAGTTTATGGGGCCAGATCTTATGGGATTTCACGCCGTGGCATCCGTGGTAATTTTGTCCCTCCTATCAGATCCAACGGGGGAAATGCAGGGAATATGATTTCACGTATTGGAGGGAAAGGTGAAGATGCATTAGATGACTCAACGAAGAGATG TTTGGAAGTGCTGTGTGGTCCTGATGGTGAACTTCCTGAGAAATTGAGGAATCTAGAACCTCGTCTTATTGAACATGTTAGTAATGAAATAATGGATCGGGACCCCAATGTTCGCTGGGATGATATCG CTGGGTTGGAGCATGCTAAAAAGTGTGTGACAGAAATGGTGATATGGCCTTTATTACGTCCTGACATCTTTAAAGGATGCCGTTCTCCGGGACGAGGACTACTTCTATTTGGGCCTCCA GGTACAGGTAAAACAATGATAGGGAAAGCAATAGCTGGGGAAGCTAAGGCAACCTTTTTCTACATATCTGCCAGTTCTTTGACAAGCAAATGG ATTGGTGAGGGAGAAAAGCTGGTGAGGGCACTTTTTGGAGTTGCCAGTTGTCGTCAACCAGCTGTAATATTTGTTGATGAAATAGACTCACTTCTGTCTCAG CGGAAGTCAGAAGGTGAACATGAATCTAGTCGGCGACTCAAGACACAGTTTCTCATTGAAATGGAAGGTTTTGATAGTGTGAATGAGCAAATTCTGCTTATAG GAGCAACTAACAGGCCCCAAGAACTTGACGAGGCAGCAAGAAGGCGACTTACCAAGCGGCTCTATATTCCTCTCCCTTCCTCAG ATGCAAGAGCATGGATTATCCGTAACCTTTTGGAGAAGGATGGATTGTTTAAGCTGTCAATGGAGGATACCGACACCATATGCAAGTTAACTGAAG GGTATTCAGGATCAGACATGAAGAACCTAGTGAAGGACGCCTCCATGGGTCCATTAAGGGAGGCTCTGAGACAGGGTATAGAAATTACAAAGCTGAAAAAGGAGGATATGAGGCCGGTTACCCTACAG GATTTCGAGAATGCATTGCAAGAGGTGAGGCCTTCTGTTTCTTCTAATGAACTCGGTATATACGAGGAGTGGAACAAACAATTTGGAAGCTTATCACTGTGA
- the LOC127803152 gene encoding F-box/kelch-repeat protein At3g27150, translating to MFKREERETLEETENKEESEGLGKYSHCMGLDGDGGLEMDSGEGSATLPAEKIRIGETNHEPDQNSLVISPTGIDGSLGLEPQDADYSEMSSLDYELENLILAGLSRSEYGKLCFVNRRYLALVKSGELFKIRREIGIKESSVYMFGIGEDNWLAFDREFKTRRKLPILQTDICFVSGDRESFCAGAHLLVSGNECNGLVVWRYELAMNRWYKGPSMITPRCLFASATCGSFAFVAGGVGKEPNGQVYDTAERYNSESKSWEPLPKMKKRRKLCAGCYMDNKFYVIGGRNEEGELTCGEFFDEATNRWEPISDMLKDDPVLNCHSPPLVAVVNNQLYSLEASSNQLKVYLKSSNTWKHLGPVPVRADFNNGWGVAFKSLGDELLVIGASSDAANCMAIHTCCPRPDADQLHWRQVYMNRDQFSQFILNCSVMVA from the coding sequence ATGTtcaagagagaggagagagaaactCTGGAAGAAACAGAAAATAAGGAAGAGAGCGAGGGCTTGGGAAAATATAGCCATTGCATGGGCCTGGATGGGGATGGTGGACTTGAGATGGATTCTGGTGAAGGCTCTGCTACTCTGCCAGCAGAAAAGATCAGGATTGGCGAGACTAATCATGAACCTGACCAGAACTCACTCGTAATTTCTCCAACAGGGATTGATGGCTCATTGGGTCTAGAACCTCAGGATGCAGATTACTCTGAAATGTCCTCACTTGATTATGAATTAGAAAACCTGATCTTGGCTGGGCTTTCCAGGTCAGAATATGGGAAGCTATGCTTTGTGAACCGAAGGTATTTGGCTCTTGTGAAGAGTGGCGAGCTATTTAAGATTAGGAGAGAGATTGGAATCAAGGAGTCATCTGTCTACATGTTCGGGATAGGAGAGGATAATTGGTTGGCATTTGACAGGGAGTTTAAGACTAGGAGAAAGTTGCCTATTTTACAGACAGatatttgttttgtgagtgGAGATAGGGAGTCATTTTGTGCAGGAGCTCATCTGCTTGTTTCGGGCAATGAGTGCAATGGCCTCGTCGTTTGGAGGTATGAGTTAGCGATGAATAGATGGTACAAGGGTCCTTCCATGATCACCCCAAGGTGCTTGTTTGCTTCAGCCACTTGTGGCAGCTTTGCCTTTGTTGCCGGTGGAGTTGGAAAAGAGCCAAACGGCCAAGTCTATGATACTGCTGAAAGATATAATTCAGAGAGTAAATCTTGGGAGCCCCTTccgaagatgaagaagaggaggaagctTTGCGCGGGCTGTTACATGGACAACAAATTTTACGTGATTGGAGGGCGAAATGAGGAGGGAGAGCTCACCTGTGGAGAATTCTTCGACGAGGCCACGAACAGATGGGAACCCATCAGCGACATGCTAAAAGACGATCCAGTTTTAAACTGTCATTCCCCGCCTCTTGTTGCTGTCGTCAACAATCAGCTCTACTCGCTTGAAGCTTCTTCCAACCAGCTGAAGGTCTATTTAAAGAGCAGCAATACATGGAAGCATCTGGGTCCTGTCCCAGTAAGAGCTGATTTCAACAATGGCTGGGGTGTTGCATTCAAGTCTCTGGGCGATGAGCTGCTCGTAATCGGTGCCTCCTCTGATGCTGCTAACTGTATGGCTATCCACACCTGCTGCCCACGTCCTGATGCGGACCAACTGCACTGGAGGCAGGTTTACATGAACAGAGATCAGTTCAGCCAGTTCATTCTCAACTGTTCTGTTATGGTAGCTTGA